From a region of the Pirellulales bacterium genome:
- a CDS encoding Ig-like domain-containing protein, with protein sequence MGEIIGRNKKRGEQQNRRASWLAPAVVKTVPEAGASEVDPNLKEIKVTFSASFQDAKHRPAVPYLLVFKTKAADPEKK encoded by the coding sequence TTGGGCGAAATTATTGGGCGAAATAAAAAGCGAGGAGAACAACAAAACCGCCGGGCGAGTTGGCTCGCGCCGGCGGTTGTGAAGACGGTTCCCGAGGCCGGGGCAAGCGAGGTCGATCCAAATTTGAAAGAAATCAAGGTGACGTTCAGCGCCAGCTTCCAAGATGCCAAGCATCGCCCGGCGGTGCCGTATTTGTTGGTGTTCAAAACGAAGGCGGCCGATCCGGAGAAAAAATAG
- the ftsH gene encoding ATP-dependent zinc metalloprotease FtsH, which produces MESNSKSTKPSGKSNSDKKGTPIGNNIVWYLLGIGVTILLVVGWLRQDSAYELQYSDLLNVISAGKAGYKVQEGAEGHEKEVLYKNPTDIIISSSEVTGKISREVVGGADDSAENSSGSSTTNTTSNGSSSAAAAAAAPHTVLFHTNKGVQLTNDDRLEKLLQENKLRYNYSEPPSLWHNYVPMLVLSTLFILVFLFMMRRLGGAGSPMAFGRSRGKMYAQEDIGITFEDVAGIDEAVEELREVVEFLRQPERYQALGGRIPKGVLLVGPPGTGKTLLAKAIAGEAGVPFFSLSGSDFVEMFVGVGAARVRDMFQQAQAKAPCIIFIDELDALGKTRGSSVVGGHDEREQTLNALLVEMDGFNSNSGVIVLAASNRPETLDPALLRPGRFDRHVLVDRPDVGGREEILKVHVQNVKLDNAVNLREIAGLTSGFVGADLANLVNEAALLAARKGKSAVGMAEFNEGVERVTAGLEKRKRVIHPDEKQRVAYHEAAHALVAYSLPNTDPVHKVSIIPRGLAALGYTMQRPEDDRYLMTQSELEARIQVLLAGTIAEEMIFEDVSTGASNDLERASDIARSMVMDYGMSRMGRVNYRQSDRSPFLVSPANEFGRARMHSEQTAREIDEEVKRIVDESMGKVRQILAARKTSLEALAKRLIDHETIDGVELKEIIEETSPSPQIVPGTEADRKRSSSQAVVEAPLPRETAEGSL; this is translated from the coding sequence ATGGAAAGCAACTCCAAATCGACCAAGCCGTCCGGGAAATCGAACTCGGATAAAAAAGGGACCCCGATCGGCAATAACATCGTCTGGTACCTGCTGGGCATCGGCGTCACCATTCTGCTGGTTGTCGGTTGGCTGCGGCAAGATTCCGCCTACGAATTGCAGTACAGCGATTTGCTGAACGTCATTAGTGCCGGAAAAGCCGGCTACAAGGTGCAAGAAGGCGCCGAAGGGCACGAGAAGGAAGTACTCTACAAAAATCCGACCGATATTATCATCTCCAGCAGCGAAGTCACGGGAAAAATCAGTCGCGAAGTGGTCGGCGGCGCCGACGATTCTGCCGAAAATTCTTCCGGCTCCTCCACGACAAACACCACTAGCAACGGCTCCTCCAGTGCGGCTGCCGCCGCGGCGGCTCCCCACACCGTGTTGTTTCATACCAACAAAGGGGTCCAATTAACCAACGACGACCGGCTGGAAAAGCTGCTGCAAGAAAACAAGCTTCGCTACAACTATTCCGAGCCTCCCAGCCTGTGGCACAACTACGTGCCCATGCTGGTCCTCAGCACGTTATTTATTCTCGTCTTCTTATTTATGATGCGGCGGCTGGGCGGAGCGGGAAGCCCAATGGCCTTCGGGCGCAGCCGCGGAAAAATGTACGCCCAGGAAGACATCGGCATTACTTTTGAAGACGTGGCCGGCATCGACGAAGCGGTGGAAGAGCTGCGCGAAGTGGTCGAATTCCTGCGTCAACCCGAGCGTTACCAAGCGCTGGGCGGACGCATTCCCAAAGGCGTGCTGCTCGTCGGACCGCCAGGCACCGGCAAAACGCTGCTTGCCAAAGCCATTGCTGGCGAGGCCGGCGTGCCATTTTTCAGCCTCTCGGGTTCCGACTTCGTCGAAATGTTTGTCGGCGTGGGCGCCGCCCGAGTGCGCGATATGTTTCAGCAGGCCCAGGCCAAGGCCCCGTGCATTATTTTCATCGACGAGCTCGATGCCCTCGGCAAAACGCGCGGCTCCAGTGTGGTTGGTGGGCACGACGAGCGCGAGCAAACCCTCAATGCTTTGCTGGTCGAAATGGATGGCTTCAATTCCAACAGCGGCGTCATCGTGCTGGCCGCTTCCAACCGGCCCGAAACTTTGGACCCCGCTTTGTTGCGGCCAGGCCGGTTCGATCGGCACGTGCTGGTCGATCGCCCCGATGTTGGCGGCCGTGAAGAAATTCTGAAAGTTCACGTGCAAAACGTAAAGCTCGACAACGCCGTCAATTTGAGAGAAATTGCCGGGCTAACGTCCGGCTTTGTCGGCGCTGATCTGGCGAATTTAGTGAACGAAGCCGCCCTGTTGGCCGCCCGCAAAGGCAAAAGCGCCGTCGGCATGGCCGAGTTCAACGAAGGAGTGGAGCGAGTTACCGCCGGCTTGGAAAAACGCAAGCGGGTAATTCACCCGGACGAAAAACAGCGCGTCGCCTATCACGAAGCCGCCCACGCGCTCGTTGCTTACAGCTTGCCGAATACTGATCCGGTTCACAAAGTTTCCATCATTCCGCGCGGCCTGGCGGCCTTGGGTTACACCATGCAGCGGCCCGAGGACGATCGCTACTTGATGACGCAAAGCGAACTGGAGGCCCGCATCCAGGTGCTGCTGGCGGGCACCATTGCCGAAGAAATGATTTTCGAAGATGTTTCCACCGGCGCATCGAACGATTTGGAACGTGCCAGCGACATCGCCCGCTCCATGGTCATGGATTACGGCATGAGCCGCATGGGCCGGGTGAATTATCGGCAAAGCGACCGCTCGCCATTTTTGGTTAGTCCCGCCAACGAGTTTGGCCGGGCCCGCATGCACAGTGAGCAAACCGCCCGCGAAATTGATGAAGAAGTAAAACGGATTGTCGACGAATCGATGGGCAAAGTGCGGCAAATTCTCGCCGCCCGCAAGACTTCGTTGGAAGCGCTGGCCAAACGGTTGATCGATCACGAAACCATCGACGGCGTGGAGCTAAAGGAAATTATCGAGGAAACTTCTCCCAGCCCGCAAATTGTTCCGGGCACGGAAGCCGATCGGAAACGCTCCTCCTCGCAAGCGGTGGTCGAGGCTCCCCTGCCGCGCGAAACCGCCGAAGGCTCGCTGTAA
- a CDS encoding 1-deoxy-D-xylulose-5-phosphate reductoisomerase: MTLPAKRIAVLGSTGSIGASTLDVAMASDGRLQIVALAARNSTEQLLEQAQKFSPKWIVVTDADAAQRQNWAGLPRETKLLAGEQALTDLICEPEIDIVVAAIVGAAGLQSTWAALQAGKKVALANKETLVMAGPLVMALAARTGAEILPIDSEHSAVFQCLQGGGRNAVKRIILTASGGPFRNFSPEQLARVTVEQALEHPTWTMGPKVTIDSATMMNKALEIVEARWLFNLKPEQIEVVIHPQSTVHSLVEFIDGSVIAQLGAPDMRVPIQYALDYPERQAAPWPRLDFSRSQRLDFEPADFDRWPALELGHQAARTGGTTGAVLNGANEEAVQSFLAGELEFTEIVPVCRSIVEHHTFDSQPTLTRLLEADRWARQEVTRWVCT, encoded by the coding sequence ATGACTTTGCCTGCTAAACGTATCGCCGTGCTGGGTTCGACGGGTTCGATTGGCGCAAGCACTCTCGACGTGGCGATGGCTTCCGACGGCAGGCTCCAAATTGTGGCCCTCGCTGCTCGCAACAGCACAGAGCAATTGCTGGAACAGGCGCAGAAGTTTTCGCCGAAATGGATTGTCGTGACGGACGCCGATGCTGCCCAGCGTCAAAATTGGGCTGGTTTGCCACGCGAAACCAAACTGCTGGCGGGCGAGCAGGCTCTGACCGACCTGATTTGTGAGCCGGAAATCGACATCGTCGTAGCGGCGATTGTGGGCGCCGCCGGATTACAAAGCACGTGGGCGGCACTGCAGGCCGGCAAAAAGGTGGCCCTGGCGAACAAAGAAACGCTGGTCATGGCGGGCCCGCTGGTCATGGCTTTGGCCGCGCGTACGGGAGCGGAAATTTTGCCCATCGACAGCGAGCATAGCGCGGTATTTCAGTGCTTGCAGGGCGGGGGGCGCAACGCCGTCAAGCGAATTATTTTGACCGCCAGCGGCGGGCCGTTTCGAAATTTTTCGCCGGAACAATTGGCTCGCGTAACCGTAGAACAAGCGCTGGAACATCCCACGTGGACGATGGGGCCAAAGGTGACCATCGATTCCGCCACGATGATGAATAAAGCTTTGGAAATTGTCGAAGCCAGGTGGCTATTTAACTTGAAGCCGGAGCAAATTGAGGTTGTCATTCATCCGCAATCGACCGTGCACTCGCTGGTGGAGTTTATAGATGGCTCCGTGATCGCGCAGCTGGGTGCTCCCGATATGCGGGTTCCCATTCAATACGCGCTCGATTATCCCGAGCGGCAGGCCGCACCCTGGCCCAGGCTGGATTTTTCCCGGTCGCAGCGGCTCGATTTTGAGCCCGCAGATTTTGATCGCTGGCCGGCATTGGAATTGGGGCATCAAGCTGCCCGTACGGGCGGCACAACCGGCGCGGTGCTTAACGGGGCTAACGAGGAAGCGGTGCAAAGTTTTTTAGCCGGGGAACTGGAATTTACAGAGATTGTGCCGGTTTGTCGAAGTATTGTTGAACATCACACCTTTGATTCTCAGCCCACGCTTACGCGGCTATTGGAAGCAGATCGTTGGGCTCGCCAGGAGGTCACACGTTGGGTATGCACTTAA
- a CDS encoding site-2 protease family protein, producing the protein MHLIASNWILWLATPANWPIILAVAGGLGFVIFVHELGHFLVAKACGVKCEKFYLGFDIYGLKLCKFQWGETEYGIGILPLGGYVKMLGQDDNPARMAEETRRAQLPSQAAGASADRAPPLTHGDLPSEPVSNPHVPYDPRSYMAQSVPKRMAIISAGVIMNVIFAFLMATVAYALGVPETPCVVGGTLVGGAAWQAGLEPGDKITRIGKLSHPRFEDLKSSVTLGDVKDGIRFTVERFADNKSQDITLYPDSSLGLPMIGISGGLVPTLNRPGFPPTVPLTAARRATPAFKVGDTIVQINQTPIHDNRDLELAFAKYVDEPIHVTVNRIKEGEKDKAVAQAGKKPPTESIDISVQPTPLLDIGLMMPLGPIAMVQKNSPAERAGLKVGEKIVAVGGQPVGNPFTLEQRLLKSAAAGKTVTLKIDRSGAAGTEVTLTPQVQQFPELYQDNSPLALSAIGVACEVPPTVVAVQPGSAAAAADIQPGDEIVSEKPVAPAKLPGPPDLLPDEELGSLPTVEFGKKLSWPGYILGVLSTFTPDMKVQLTVKRGDKTHTVELGLAEMKDDKGDVMHTPSRGFYWAQLTIMHQAESWGEAVHAGAAQTVDSLLMVYRFLQKIGTQIPVTMLSGPVGIIQQAGYEAQQGFAKFLLFLTLLSANLAVVNFLPIPVLDGGHMVFLLYEGLRGKPASERIVVGFTYAGLIFLLSLMLFVLALDTGLISRL; encoded by the coding sequence ATGCACTTAATTGCCTCGAATTGGATTTTGTGGTTGGCCACGCCCGCTAATTGGCCCATTATTCTGGCGGTTGCCGGCGGCTTGGGCTTCGTCATTTTTGTGCACGAATTGGGACATTTTCTGGTCGCCAAAGCCTGCGGCGTGAAGTGCGAGAAATTTTATCTGGGCTTCGATATTTACGGCCTGAAGCTGTGCAAGTTCCAGTGGGGCGAAACCGAGTACGGCATCGGCATTTTGCCCCTGGGCGGCTATGTGAAGATGCTCGGCCAGGACGATAATCCTGCGCGCATGGCGGAAGAAACTCGCCGCGCTCAATTACCGAGTCAGGCCGCCGGCGCCAGCGCAGATCGCGCTCCGCCGCTCACGCATGGCGATTTGCCATCGGAACCGGTTTCCAATCCGCACGTGCCCTACGATCCGCGCAGCTACATGGCGCAAAGCGTGCCCAAGCGCATGGCCATTATTTCCGCCGGCGTCATCATGAACGTTATTTTCGCGTTCCTCATGGCCACGGTGGCTTATGCCTTGGGAGTACCGGAAACACCGTGTGTGGTTGGTGGCACTTTGGTGGGCGGCGCCGCGTGGCAAGCGGGCTTAGAGCCGGGGGATAAAATCACGCGCATCGGCAAACTAAGCCATCCGCGTTTTGAAGATCTGAAAAGTAGCGTCACGCTGGGTGATGTCAAAGACGGAATTCGCTTCACGGTCGAGCGCTTCGCGGACAACAAATCGCAAGACATTACGCTATATCCCGATTCCTCGCTGGGCTTGCCGATGATCGGCATTTCCGGCGGGCTGGTCCCCACGCTGAATCGTCCCGGCTTTCCTCCGACGGTGCCGTTAACGGCCGCGCGACGGGCCACACCAGCTTTCAAAGTGGGTGATACCATTGTGCAAATCAACCAGACGCCAATTCACGACAATCGAGATTTAGAGTTGGCGTTCGCGAAATATGTTGACGAGCCCATCCATGTTACCGTCAACCGAATTAAAGAAGGCGAAAAAGATAAAGCCGTCGCACAAGCTGGCAAAAAGCCACCGACCGAAAGCATTGACATTTCCGTTCAGCCGACTCCGCTGCTGGACATCGGCTTGATGATGCCACTGGGGCCCATTGCGATGGTGCAAAAGAATTCGCCTGCGGAACGGGCCGGATTGAAAGTGGGAGAAAAAATTGTGGCCGTCGGAGGGCAACCGGTCGGCAATCCATTTACGCTGGAACAGCGGTTACTGAAATCTGCGGCCGCCGGTAAAACGGTGACACTAAAAATTGATCGTTCCGGCGCTGCTGGCACGGAAGTTACACTAACGCCGCAGGTGCAGCAGTTTCCAGAACTGTATCAGGATAATTCGCCGCTGGCGCTGTCGGCCATCGGCGTGGCCTGCGAAGTTCCGCCGACGGTGGTGGCGGTTCAGCCTGGCTCAGCAGCCGCGGCGGCCGACATTCAGCCGGGCGACGAAATCGTTTCAGAAAAACCTGTAGCCCCAGCTAAATTGCCGGGTCCGCCAGATCTGTTGCCCGATGAAGAATTAGGCTCTTTACCGACCGTTGAGTTTGGAAAGAAACTGAGTTGGCCCGGTTACATTTTGGGCGTGTTATCAACATTTACCCCCGACATGAAAGTGCAATTGACAGTAAAAAGGGGAGACAAAACGCACACCGTGGAATTGGGTCTGGCAGAAATGAAAGACGACAAGGGCGACGTGATGCACACGCCTAGCCGTGGGTTTTACTGGGCGCAACTGACAATCATGCATCAGGCGGAGTCGTGGGGCGAAGCCGTTCATGCCGGGGCGGCGCAAACCGTCGATTCGCTCCTCATGGTCTATCGGTTCTTGCAAAAAATCGGCACGCAAATACCCGTGACCATGCTTTCCGGCCCGGTGGGAATCATTCAACAGGCAGGGTACGAAGCGCAGCAAGGCTTTGCCAAGTTTCTGCTGTTTCTGACTTTGCTGAGTGCGAACTTGGCCGTGGTGAACTTCCTGCCAATCCCCGTGCTCGACGGCGGCCACATGGTGTTTTTGCTGTACGAAGGATTGCGCGGCAAGCCGGCCAGCGAGCGAATTGTGGTCGGCTTTACTTACGCGGGGCTCATTTTCTTGTTGTCGCTCATGCTGTTTGTGCTGGCGCTGGATACCGGTTTGATTTCGAGGCTGTAA
- a CDS encoding YdeI/OmpD-associated family protein — protein sequence MAKKSAEVDVYIANAASFAKPILNHLRRAVLTACPQAEETLKWRCPHFVYGGKLLCSMATFKQHCALGFSHAGMKSALAEVEKDGAEQFQLDRIVDLSDLPSKAVIARLVKQAMQLTDDGIKSTTRSKRKTAKPVKVPADLQTALKKNKKAQAAFENFSPSHQREYVQWIVEAKRPETRLKCLQTTLQWLSSGKSRNWKYDRK from the coding sequence ATGGCAAAGAAATCTGCCGAGGTAGATGTATACATTGCCAACGCTGCAAGTTTCGCCAAGCCCATCTTAAATCATCTGCGACGTGCGGTGCTGACCGCTTGCCCCCAGGCCGAAGAAACGCTGAAGTGGCGCTGTCCGCACTTTGTGTATGGCGGAAAGTTATTGTGTTCGATGGCGACCTTTAAGCAGCACTGCGCGCTGGGATTCTCGCATGCCGGCATGAAGTCGGCACTGGCGGAGGTCGAAAAAGATGGAGCGGAGCAATTCCAATTGGATCGTATTGTCGACTTATCTGATTTGCCCTCGAAAGCAGTGATCGCAAGACTGGTCAAACAGGCCATGCAACTGACGGACGACGGAATCAAATCCACCACGCGTTCCAAGCGAAAAACGGCCAAGCCCGTCAAAGTTCCCGCAGATCTGCAAACGGCACTCAAGAAAAACAAAAAAGCGCAAGCAGCGTTCGAGAATTTCAGCCCCAGCCATCAACGAGAATACGTCCAGTGGATCGTCGAAGCCAAGCGCCCCGAAACGCGATTGAAATGTCTGCAAACCACGCTGCAATGGCTATCGTCGGGCAAGTCGCGCAATTGGAAATACGATCGCAAATAA